In Polaromonas sp. JS666, one genomic interval encodes:
- a CDS encoding carboxymuconolactone decarboxylase family protein, whose protein sequence is MTEARLPWTQLAPKAYQAMASVGAVTATSTLGMPLIELVQSRVSQINGCAFCVDMHARDLRKHGETWQRINSLSTWREVGFYSERERAALAWAETMTRLAGEHGDHDTAFTALQGQFSEQEIVELTWVAALINAWNRMAVGMRQPPSGKPLE, encoded by the coding sequence ATGACCGAAGCTCGACTCCCCTGGACCCAACTCGCACCCAAGGCCTACCAGGCCATGGCCAGCGTGGGTGCCGTAACCGCCACCTCCACCCTGGGCATGCCCCTCATCGAACTGGTGCAGAGCCGTGTGTCGCAAATCAACGGCTGCGCCTTTTGCGTCGACATGCATGCGCGCGATCTGCGCAAGCACGGGGAAACCTGGCAACGCATCAACAGCCTTTCGACCTGGCGCGAAGTCGGCTTTTACAGCGAGCGTGAGCGCGCCGCACTGGCCTGGGCCGAAACGATGACCCGGCTCGCCGGCGAGCATGGCGACCACGACACCGCTTTCACGGCGCTGCAGGGTCAGTTCAGCGAGCAGGAAATTGTCGAACTCACCTGGGTGGCCGCGCTGATCAACGCCTGGAACCGCATGGCGGTGGGCATGCGGCAACCGCCGTCCGGCAAGCCGCTGGAGTGA
- a CDS encoding RNA polymerase sigma-70 factor produces MNDATDTFNRLRPRLQGIAYRMLGSSAEAEEVVQDAWLRWHEADQDHLENTEAWLVSVTTRLAIDRLRTAKIQREHYVGTWLPEPLLSDSPVSPEQMLERVDDVSVAFLALLERLAPEARAAYLLREVFDADYGEVAEALGKTEPACRQLVHRAKVQLQDQRPRYTVARETQLRLLRGFADAAVRGEFAALKTMLADDAQLIGDGGGKVPSFGVPLVGGQRIAQLYLATSLRYPNLVRFEVVVLNGQWGLLRFIDGALESAQSLETDGERIVRIHAQRNPDKLARIAQALGRDLNVTSQPPQTS; encoded by the coding sequence ATGAACGACGCCACCGACACATTCAACCGCCTCCGCCCTCGCTTGCAGGGTATTGCCTACCGCATGCTGGGCTCCTCGGCCGAGGCCGAAGAAGTCGTCCAGGATGCGTGGCTGCGATGGCACGAGGCCGACCAGGATCACCTGGAGAACACGGAGGCCTGGCTCGTTTCCGTCACCACGCGCCTGGCCATTGACAGACTGCGCACGGCCAAGATCCAGCGCGAGCACTATGTCGGCACATGGCTGCCGGAGCCCCTGCTCTCCGATTCCCCAGTCTCGCCGGAGCAGATGCTGGAGCGAGTCGACGACGTCTCGGTTGCCTTCCTCGCACTGCTGGAGCGCCTTGCTCCCGAGGCCCGTGCGGCCTATTTGCTGCGCGAAGTGTTTGATGCCGACTATGGTGAAGTGGCCGAGGCCCTGGGCAAGACCGAGCCCGCCTGCAGGCAACTTGTTCACCGCGCCAAGGTGCAGCTACAGGACCAGCGGCCGCGGTACACCGTCGCTCGAGAGACCCAACTGCGGCTGCTGCGGGGGTTCGCTGATGCTGCCGTGCGCGGCGAGTTCGCTGCGCTCAAAACCATGCTTGCTGACGACGCGCAGCTGATCGGCGATGGCGGCGGCAAGGTGCCCAGCTTTGGAGTCCCGCTGGTGGGCGGGCAGCGCATCGCACAGCTGTATCTCGCCACCAGCCTGCGCTACCCCAACCTGGTGCGATTCGAAGTGGTTGTGCTCAATGGTCAATGGGGCTTGCTGCGCTTCATCGATGGCGCCCTGGAGTCGGCGCAGTCGCTCGAAACGGATGGGGAGCGCATCGTGCGCATTCACGCGCAGCGCAACCCGGACAAGCTCGCCCGCATCGCCCAGGCATTGGGCCGCGATCTCAATGTCACAAGTCAGCCCCCTCAAACGTCTTGA
- a CDS encoding carboxymuconolactone decarboxylase family protein, with protein sequence MNEPRLHWTDISPKAYQAMAGVGAATSKSSLGPVLMELVQTRVSQLNGCAFCLDMHARDLRKHGETWQRINSLSTWRETGLYSKRERAALNWAETTTRLVEYHGSRDADFDALKSQFSDQEIVELCWTIAQINAWNRMAISMQVPVPEKPIQ encoded by the coding sequence ATGAACGAACCCCGCCTCCACTGGACCGACATCTCTCCCAAGGCCTATCAGGCCATGGCCGGCGTCGGCGCCGCCACCTCCAAGTCTTCGCTCGGCCCCGTCCTGATGGAACTCGTGCAGACGCGCGTGTCCCAGCTCAATGGCTGCGCCTTCTGCCTGGACATGCATGCGCGCGATCTGCGCAAGCATGGCGAGACCTGGCAGCGCATCAACAGCCTGTCGACCTGGCGCGAAACCGGCCTGTACAGCAAGCGCGAGCGCGCCGCGCTGAACTGGGCCGAGACCACGACCAGGCTGGTCGAGTACCACGGCAGCCGGGATGCCGACTTCGATGCACTGAAGAGCCAGTTCAGTGACCAGGAAATCGTCGAACTCTGCTGGACGATCGCACAGATCAACGCCTGGAACCGCATGGCCATCAGCATGCAGGTGCCGGTGCCTGAAAAGCCCATCCAATGA
- a CDS encoding SDR family oxidoreductase, giving the protein MKIVIIGGSGLIGKKLAALLQQAGHEVAAASPSSGVNAVTGEGLSQALAGAKVVVDVTNSPSFEDEAVMNFFKSSTQNLLAAELTAGVRHHVALSVVGSERVPESGYFRAKVAQESIIKGSTVPYTIVRATQFFEFLASIAYVSTQGQTVRASSARLQPIAADDVAAALAKVATEAPLNDTCEVAGPQSFRLDELLRRTLQASKDPREVVKDDDALYFGTRLDDKSLTPGAHARIGTTSLESWLANAAAK; this is encoded by the coding sequence ATGAAAATCGTCATCATCGGAGGCAGCGGCCTCATCGGCAAGAAACTTGCGGCCTTGCTTCAGCAGGCCGGGCATGAGGTGGCTGCGGCATCGCCGTCGTCGGGCGTCAACGCGGTGACCGGAGAAGGACTCTCTCAGGCGCTGGCCGGCGCTAAGGTCGTGGTTGACGTGACGAACTCGCCGTCGTTCGAAGACGAGGCCGTGATGAATTTCTTCAAGTCGTCGACCCAGAACCTGCTCGCCGCCGAACTCACCGCGGGCGTGCGCCATCATGTGGCGCTGTCAGTTGTGGGGTCTGAGCGCGTGCCCGAAAGCGGCTACTTCCGCGCCAAGGTGGCCCAGGAGTCAATCATCAAGGGCTCCACGGTGCCGTACACGATTGTCCGGGCCACCCAATTTTTCGAGTTCCTGGCATCCATTGCCTATGTGAGCACCCAGGGCCAGACGGTGCGTGCGTCGTCGGCCCGGTTGCAGCCGATCGCGGCTGATGACGTCGCTGCCGCGCTTGCGAAGGTTGCCACCGAGGCACCGCTGAACGACACCTGTGAAGTCGCAGGGCCCCAGTCATTCCGTCTCGACGAACTGCTGCGACGCACCTTGCAAGCCAGCAAGGACCCGCGGGAAGTCGTCAAGGATGACGACGCGCTGTATTTTGGAACGCGCCTCGATGACAAGTCCCTAACGCCCGGCGCCCATGCGCGGATCGGCACGACCTCGCTGGAAAGCTGGCTGGCAAACGCGGCCGCCAAATAG
- a CDS encoding EVE domain-containing protein — protein sequence MKSEPEEWSVNDALAAPSCVEPGIVGMALRSA from the coding sequence ATGAAATCCGAACCCGAGGAATGGTCGGTGAACGACGCGCTGGCTGCCCCCAGCTGTGTCGAGCCGGGCATCGTGGGCATGGCGCTGCGCAGCGCGTAA
- a CDS encoding RNB domain-containing ribonuclease yields MDTINLHRIAVEAMHSRGLLPAFAPQTLQEAEAARRTGPERNGTIHDLRHLTWFSIDNDDTRDLDQLSVAEPLAAGSTRLRVAVADVDAMVRPGGAVDGHAAVNTTSVYTAAGVFPMLPEVLSTDLTSLHEGQERLAVVVDMQVEADGTVSESTIYRAAVLNRAKLTYDAVSAWLDDVGPPPSQTASVQGLEDQVRLHDALASQLRQWRQTRGALNVNTVSARPVFKDGQLTDLRPDEKNRAKDLIADLMIAANGATARFLVDMGFPSLRRFLQAPRRWDRIVALAASHGVQLPAAPDALALDRFLCARRLVDPAGFADLSLAVVKMLGSGEYAAAPATSPSAAGAAGTTGLGHFGLAVNDYAHSTAPNRRFPDLVTQRLLKAALAGEVPPYSAEQLTGIARHCTLQEDNASKVERQVLKAAGAWLLQGRIGEVFGAIVTGAAAKGTYVRISSPMLEGRVVRGFEGLDVGDTVRVRLVAVDAEKSFIDFERA; encoded by the coding sequence ATGGACACCATCAATCTGCACCGAATCGCCGTCGAGGCGATGCACTCCCGAGGTTTGCTGCCCGCCTTTGCACCGCAAACCTTGCAAGAGGCCGAAGCCGCGCGCCGGACGGGCCCTGAACGCAATGGCACCATCCACGACCTGCGGCATCTGACCTGGTTCTCGATTGACAACGACGACACGCGCGACCTTGACCAGCTGAGCGTGGCCGAGCCGCTGGCCGCTGGCAGCACGCGCCTGCGGGTGGCCGTGGCCGATGTCGATGCCATGGTGCGACCCGGCGGTGCGGTGGATGGCCATGCGGCCGTCAACACCACCTCGGTGTACACGGCGGCCGGCGTGTTTCCGATGCTGCCGGAGGTCCTGTCTACCGACCTCACCTCGCTGCACGAAGGCCAGGAGCGCCTGGCGGTGGTAGTCGACATGCAGGTAGAAGCAGACGGCACGGTGTCCGAGTCAACCATCTACCGGGCGGCGGTGCTCAATCGCGCCAAGCTCACCTACGACGCCGTCTCGGCGTGGCTTGACGATGTGGGGCCACCACCGTCGCAGACCGCCAGCGTGCAGGGACTGGAGGATCAGGTGCGTTTGCACGACGCATTGGCCAGCCAGTTGCGGCAATGGCGCCAGACGCGCGGCGCGCTGAATGTCAACACGGTGTCCGCCCGCCCGGTGTTCAAGGACGGGCAACTGACGGACCTGCGCCCGGACGAGAAAAACCGCGCCAAGGACCTGATCGCCGACCTCATGATCGCGGCCAACGGCGCAACGGCCCGCTTTCTGGTCGACATGGGCTTCCCCTCGCTGCGCCGCTTCCTGCAGGCGCCGCGCCGCTGGGACCGCATCGTTGCGCTGGCGGCGAGCCATGGCGTGCAGCTGCCTGCGGCGCCCGATGCGCTGGCGCTCGACCGCTTCCTGTGCGCGCGGCGCCTGGTCGATCCGGCCGGTTTCGCCGATCTGTCGCTGGCGGTGGTGAAGATGCTGGGCTCGGGCGAGTACGCGGCTGCGCCCGCTACCTCGCCCAGTGCGGCCGGCGCGGCGGGTACCACGGGACTGGGGCACTTCGGGCTCGCGGTGAACGACTACGCGCATTCCACCGCGCCCAACCGGCGCTTTCCCGACCTGGTGACGCAGCGCCTGTTGAAGGCCGCCCTCGCCGGCGAGGTGCCGCCCTATTCGGCCGAACAGCTCACCGGGATCGCCCGGCATTGCACGCTGCAGGAAGACAACGCCAGCAAGGTCGAGCGCCAGGTGCTGAAGGCCGCGGGGGCCTGGCTGCTGCAAGGGCGCATTGGCGAGGTGTTCGGCGCCATCGTCACCGGCGCCGCGGCCAAGGGCACCTACGTGCGCATCAGCAGCCCCATGCTGGAAGGCCGGGTGGTGCGCGGTTTCGAAGGGCTGGATGTGGGCGACACGGTGCGCGTCAGGCTGGTGGCGGTGGATGCAGAAAAAAGCTTCATCGATTTCGAACGCGCTTGA
- a CDS encoding YkvA family protein — protein MLKRLTLLWAVLRGDARQLWFALRHPSAPGWLKLGTALIVLYLFSPIDLIPDVLPVIGVVDDLVLVPLAIRWLLRRLPPDIAQAAARRRTG, from the coding sequence ATGTTGAAACGCCTGACCCTGCTGTGGGCCGTGCTGCGCGGCGACGCGCGGCAGCTGTGGTTTGCACTGCGCCACCCCAGCGCACCGGGCTGGCTGAAGCTGGGCACCGCGCTGATTGTGCTGTACCTCTTCTCGCCCATTGATCTCATCCCAGATGTGCTGCCCGTGATTGGCGTGGTTGATGACCTGGTGCTGGTGCCGCTGGCGATCCGCTGGCTGCTCAGGCGCCTGCCGCCGGATATTGCCCAGGCAGCGGCGAGGCGCCGCACCGGCTGA